In the Arachis ipaensis cultivar K30076 chromosome B04, Araip1.1, whole genome shotgun sequence genome, GTTGAGCTCCCTCAACTCGGATGGTCTCCGAGACATGAGAAGGGTCAGAATGATGTTCATTATCTTCTGGTTGTTGGCGATGAATGTCGTTATTCTCGATCCGAGCATTGTTCAGCTCGGTAATCTGGGCAGCCATTCTTTGGTTTTCTTCGGCCATACGTTGATTAGCCTGTTGTAACTCGGTTACCATCCTCAGAAGTTCGAATGGTGAAAGAGGTGGTACGTCTGCCATGAGCATAAGTGAAGGTGGAAAGACCAAAAGAAAAGACTTATTtcttcggccccacggtgggcgccaattgttcttgcttGCGAAATAGATCGGCTCTCAAGGGTGATTGCCGAGCTATGACCTCAGTGGTTGGGCCTCCAATCTTTGAATCCGAGCTTTTCTCCTTAAGGTGGTGTAAACAATACGAGCAAATGAGAggaggggagtgtacctgcaaagggaCTCCAAAGCTTAAGTCAGTATATTGTATTATTCGAACATACTGAAGAGAATACTTTACCTTGCTTTATATGATAAGCTGTTCGTCCGTTACGCTTTTGGCATTAAGGTCGCTTATAAAAAGGTGGATAACGTATCTTTACTTGTGTACCGTTATATCGTTGATTATGATGAAAAGCATTTATCTTACCGAGTTATAATTCATGATTGGACGAGCTTATAACGAACTATGCTGAGTTATAGCTTGTTCATAACGACCATATCGCAGCTTGACCGAGTTATAGCTCATGAATGAGCAAGCTTATAATGGACTATGCCGAGTTATAACTCGTGTATTACGACCATATCagataatattaattttaaataaataaatatatgtaaTTTATGATTATTCAATTATCTCAAttgaatttttaatatataaatttttagttAGAAATCTTTCTTACGATATATGTATtaaagatatcgaaagatttttttaatatttttttatcctaAGTTTATCttcgttttaattttatttcactcGATGAATTTTCATTAAATTAAaatgttaattttcttttaatgccaCCTTATATATCCATTCTTTTTCTCTCATGTCTCCCTTTTCCTAATGTAAATTTTTTCTTGTGCCACTtacttccttttttttcttctttcaaaatTAAGAGTGAGATTTAAATTTAAGACctataaataaagataaagaaaTTATATCATTCAAATTATAATTTGTTGACTAATGTCACTTATTTAATATGATACTTTTCATGTATtcatattagattttttttttggtgactaaacaaggaaagaaacaaagcaaaaactattctaaatccgagcggatgattcgttggagatcaacactaggctcagaccaaataacatgattagagttactcttggcaccatatttagccatccaatccgcagctctatttgcttctcgggacacccattcaacgtgaacaagccaaggacgagataaaagctcctgaatcttgtgaaccaaatctgttacttcagatggatacccacttgtaagctcatgcatgatgggcagaatgtcaaggcaatctgtttcacatataatatccctcaaaccgcaatcccaagctaaaaccagccccctccaagcagcaaataattcacatctgattataggccaagggggaatgcttccagagcagcccgagatccaatctcccttagaatctctaataatacacccaaatcccgctaaatttgaatccatatacaagcttgcatcacaattaactttaaaactattgCCTACCGGTGGTTCCCAACACAGGCAATTTCGGAGAGACCTAAAGGCATTGCTTCGATTCCTGTAAACCTGTAAGTCCTTGGCGGTAATTCTGGCCAAGGCAACAACCTTATGGTCTGTCCAAGGGTTGTCAGTGTTGAATATGTCATTGCACCTATGTCTCCATACCCACCAAAGCCCTGCACCAAAGGACGCCTCATTGTTAGCCAAGGCCTTCCGAAACCACTCTTCAAGAGCAGTACCAGCCGTCGAGTCCAGGATACTAGGATCCAACATATACCAGATTGCCTTTGATCGTTCACAGTCTCTAAGACAATGTTCCATAGTCTCCTGCGCCTTGTTACATCTCTTACACATATCTGAAGAAGCTAAATGCCGCTTGAATCGAAAGGTCTCAGTTGGTAGAGCATCATGTAAGCTAAGCCACATAGTAAATTTGAACTTCTCTGGAATGTTTGTGTTCCACAACCAGTTCCAATTACTGTTGGCATTCCAATTTAATGTTTTCTttaataatttattctaatttatatttaatttactatcaaacaaaatgaaaaaatactaatttttgtgtttttattttttatattatgttCTCAATATCTTATTTTATCATGTTCTCAAAATTAAATACTTTCATATTGAGATATGTTTGTTGAAGAGAGAAAATATCCTTTAAAGATGAGAGACATTTTCTTAAAAATTGGAATTCACAATTATCATTTCTGTTCGTGTATATTATAAAAGTCTATTATATTCCATGTccactttaaaaaaaattcagaagaCCATTTATGTAGTCTTTTGCATTTTTTAATCAATGTTGTaatattattgaatttttttttgtaatgatAACAGTAGAGAAATAATTTATGCAATGCAAACAtattgaagagaaagaaaagttaGTTTATTGCACCAATTTTAGTATTTAAATATATtgaatttaatttgtataataGATATAAAATATTTTGTGTATTTAAATTAatagtaatatatttttaatattaaatataaaataagtaaataatNNNNNNNNNNNNNNNNNNNNNNNNNNNNNNNNNNNNNNNNNNNNNNNNNNNNNNNNNNNNNNNNNNNNNNNNNNNNNNNNNNNNNNNNNNNNNNNNNNNNNNNNNNNNNNNNNNNNNNNNNNNATTTGTATAAtagatataaaaattattatgtaTACGGATTCATAAATATTGAGTCGAAAGATCCGAGACGAAATCGGTTAATCATGCATGGTCAGAAAAATATCGACGAAGTAAAGATTCAGCATGAGGAAACATAACTCTGATTATGAGGTGAGTTGGGTGCCAAAAAATTTATACCTGCACGTAATTTTATTCAAAAGCACTATGCAAAATGTGAGGCATAAAGACAAGATAAAAGTTAAGATGTGGAATGTCAAATTTGGAAGTTAAAATTTTTTGTGGTCAAAACAAGGTTGTGGGACATGAAGATCCTAAGAAAAAGGAGGAAGCTAGATGGTAGGGAGAAAAAAGCATTTTACAAATTCCCCTTCATGGTTTATAAATTAGAGAAGTTagcttttaaagaacgagggattTCAATCTGAATATTTCATCGTCACACAAATTCTGCAAAATTTCCAGGCATACTAACGTAAAGGAAGTCATGGAGTGTAAGTGCATGTGAATGTCTGGAgcccatttttattttatttttctttgtttttttttttctttttttgctttaagtattttattgttattttgctttcttttaattttaattttactctcTTATTCATTTAAAACTTTTCATTTATTTCgctcattttcttttattgcaattTTTTACGTTATTTGCCACGGTTTAatattattgagtattttttCAATACAAACATTAAGTAATTTTTGAGTTGAGTCCACTctgtttttttgaaaaaaaggctCAACACAAAAGTGGAGcaggataagtcaaatagaaaCAAAAGCCAAGTAACTCCTGTGTCATCTCCGGCATAACTATCAACAACACAAGTTACTTATCACACCACTCTGTAGCACACGTAAATGTTTGGGCCACACAATCTACAATTCCCGTCGTCTTGCTCTGAAAAATCACCTCATTTCTTCGTAACCAGATGTTCCATATAGCTGAAAAGAACCCAACAAACCAATAGTTGCGCATCTCCTTTCTGACCCGCATGGACCTCCAACTCTCAAAAAGCTCTTTCAAAGTACCGGGTGCAATCCACGAGTGTGCAAACTCCAACATCCAGACACTCCACACCTACCAAGTGTACTCACATGTAACAAATAAATGATTTATATTTTCTACTTCTTTATTACATAAGACGCACAAATTATCATTCTGTTGCAGAATTCCCAGTTTGCTTAGCCGATCCTTTATATTGATCCGACCTATCAAAATGAACCAAGCGAACAACTCTACTCGAGGAGGCACTAGCCCTTTCCAAACATCCTTCGTAAATTTTAGTCAGTCCACTCTGTTTTAGAAGAGTCGTATCTACTCTCCAAATTGAGATCTTGATACAAGTTTGATTCAAAATTTTNCTGTTTTTCTTTGGTGGCTAGTGGCTACAGTGTGGGAATGAGAGCTAGAGGAAGGTGCTCTGACATCCCCCAACTCTTGATGGGCCTTGATCAAATTTGGGCTAATATAGCTGGCCAATTTCAACTACAAAAATAGCAAAATTAAGATGTCATTCGATACACTATGCTTCACTCAATTTCTTGAAATATGGGGGCAACATTTTGTTGGATATTTTAAGGGttcaaataaaatatttgttagtcctattttattataaaacatctatctaataataaatataaaataatataatcaatTATGTTATTTGTTTAATTTGGTCAAGCAAGACTAATTAATTAATACCAGACTCATATGTGGTGGTAGACTCCATTGTCATCCACCAAACTCCTCACACACCGAGTCAAACTAACATGTTCAATTTGAATaatgaaatttatataaaaaatgatAAGATCACGTATAAATATACAATAAGTACtagttaattaataaataacACGCGAACATTTTTGCTTGGAAGAGATTTCAACATAACATGGATAAATGGTACTGATGAAGCAAGTGATGCCCAACTACCTATTGCATCTATTCAAATAGCCGTCACATATATAAAATCTTATGTTCCCCTGATAACATTTCTGAGATAGCGGACTAAAAGTTGCTATAGTATGATACAccaaaaaaattaaaggaaaattttcacaaacaaataaaaaaaataaaacacatattaaataacaacaataatatttAGAGACAATACAAATTCAATTCAAATAATTTAAAGTTATTTTATTTAATGTTCTTAATGTTCCACTATATAAACTAAAATATACCTTGATACATGCACAATCAATCATAGTCAAAGTAAAACAATAAAACAACGAATTGAAGAAGTCAGAATACATCTGCTGACGGTTTGAATCCAGGAACATTATTACGAGTTTACTACACTTTGAGTTGTTGAGCacgttttatatatattatgttcCAATAATTCCTCCATTATAATTCCACTTATGCCCCTAATCTGATGCATATAAATATTCTCCCTCTCCGTGTCTAATTCTTCACCAAAATACCAAACACATAGCTAATAAGCTTTGCTATCCCAAAGAACATAGCGAAGCTTTGCTATCCAAAAAACACATCTAAGAAAAGATGGTGTCTGTGAGTGAGATCCGCAACATTCAAAGAGCAGAAGGCCCTGCAACGGTATTGGCAATTGGCACGGCAAATTCATTAAATTGTGTTGATCAGAGTACATATGCTGATTACTATTTCAGAGTAACCAATAGCGAACACATGACTGATCTCAAGAAGAAATTTCAGCGCATTTGTATGTATTTCTATTAAGTGTtttagctttattttatttaatatttattaagaaaaaaaattatcattttacttttatattaattaaaatgcAAAATTAACATATTATACAACCTATCATATTCACCGTTTGATATTAATAGTAATAACTACTTAATAATaacattatttttataattacaaATTTGGATAAACTATATATTCAAATGGTACTTAAAGATTTAATTAAGTCactacaaaaataactcaaaaataaCATTATTGCTATATATTTCATTTTCTAGACTTTATCAAAGATAATGATGGTTGCAAATTACACATGATTATTTCAGGTGAAAGAACACAGATCAAGAACAGACATATGTACTTAACAGAAGAGATACTGAAAGAGAATCCTAATATGTGTGCATACAAGGCACCGTCGTTGGATGCAAGGGAAGATATGATGATCAGGGAGGTACCAAGGGTTGGAAAAGAGGCTGCAACTAAGGCCATCAAAGAATGGGGACAGCCAATGTCTAAAATCACACATTTGATCTTCTGCACCACCAGTGGTGTTGCATTGCCTGGCGTTGATTATGAACTCATCGTACTCTTAGGGCTCGACCCATGCGTCAAGAGGTACATGATGTATCACCAAGGCTGCTTCGCTGGCGGCACTGTCCTTCGTTTGGCTAAGGACTTGGCTGAAAACAACAAGGATGCTCGTGTTCTTATCGTTTGTTCTGAGAATACCGCAGTCACTTTCCGTGGTCCTAGTGAGACAGACATGGATAGTCTTGTAGGACAAGCATTGTTTGCGGATGGAGCTGCTGCGATTATCATTGGTTCTGATCCTGTGCCAGAGGTGGAGAAGCCTATTTTTGAGATTGTTTCGACCGATCAAAAACTTGTCCCTGGCAGCCATGGAGCTATCGGTGGTCTCCTTCGTGAAGTTGGGCTTACATTCTATCTTAACAAGAGTGTTCCTGATATTATTTCACAAAATATCAACGACGCACTCAGTAAAGCTTTTGATCCATTGGGTATATCTGATTATAACTCAATATTTTGGATTGCACATCCTGGTGGACGTGCAATTTTGGACCAGGTTGAACAGAAGGTGAACTTGAAACCAGAAAAAATGAAAGCTACTAGAGATGTGCTTAGTAATTATGGTAATATGTCAAGTGCATGTGTGTTCTTCATCATGGATTTGATGAGGAAAAAGTCGCTTGAAGAAGGACTTAAAACAACCGGTGAAGGACTTGATTGGGGTGTGCTTTTTGGCTTTGGTCCTGGCCTCACCATTGAAACCGTTGTTCTTCGTAGTGTGACCATCTGATACACTTAATTATATATCTATCTCTGCAGATATATGATTGTgttattttttaatagttttttttttgctCCAAAATAAGGTCTTGATTGGTCAATATATTATTAATTGAGAGAAAACTTAGGCAAAATTGTCTATAGTTATTTGTTTATGTGAAGATTCAACATCAAAATTTGTAACGGTTAGTAAAGTATAAATCAAATTCTTTTCTTTTGAGCAACATGTCACATACCAATTTACATTTGGCTTGCATTTTCATCTAAAAACAATTATAAGTACCTTCGTATGAGGTTCCATTTATAATAAAGTAAAAAAGTATTAGGTATAATAGTATAATACATTTATAATAAAGTAAAAAAGTATTAGGTATGATAGTATAACGCTTGATAGTATTATGTTTGCAACTTTTATATTATTGTGTGCCTAAATATCCCATATAATTATCCCCCAACCCCCTgctgtaatttatttagatacaattaaaaaataattgaatactatatatagtaaaaaattaatattattgaaagataaaattaaattaaaatttatttttatgtatcgtttttgtccttaacgttttcgtcctatttaagtccctaacgtttcaaaatcgtcttaattttgtcccgccatcaattttgttaacggatccctaacggcaggacaacattgagtcaattttgaaacgttaaggacttaaataggacgattgaaacgttagggacaactttgggacttaccccaaacgttgggaacaaaaacgatactttattcGGAGCTTTATTTAAAGGTTTGTTACTGGTCAATAGATCACTACAAATACAAGGTGAAATTCGAACTCTTAACACTtatttaagcggacgagtgagctaaACACTCAACTAATCCAAGTTGAATTTTACAATTATAATTTGATAAACTATTTTGACCGTTTAGTCATAAAAAGTTATACAATGTGTTGTTGCATTTACATTAATGTACTTGttaatctattttttttcttctaaaattcAATGTGTGCAAGTTTTACTTATGAATATATGAATAACATTTTGAGAAAAAATTATGCACGAAAAATTTTCACCATCctctttatttatatatattagtggAATGTTTTTATTAAtccgccttttttttttttaacaaaattcaagatgggCAACAACAACACCCTTGTAGCAGCATCAACTTAAACTATTTGACATCACACAAAAGTGGATCATGGCGAAGGAGAAGTGACATACTCTAGTTCCTCAGGATCTCcacattatttaatttattaaattatctttaattttattattttttaaaattattaatttatactttattatattttttcattGTATCATACACTATTATTTTCTCTTACTATTATTCTCTATATACATGTCTGTCATTGTCTTACCACAATTGTTATATTATCTTGttctcttttttcattttctttttctcctcccACCACCTTCTCTTTAATTATCACCAAGTACCATTATCACATTTTATATCTTGTCTATCACTTTGATCTATAACTATTTGTTCTctgttaacttttatgagttgttAAAGTGTTATTAAAAGAATTCATTTTTGTGTCTTTTGAATATATAAatgtataaaaataattaaaaaattttatgtgaGTGTTAAGTAATTTTATTGTCCTATTAAGAAAAATTTAAGACATAAAGCAAGTATTTTTTATCTTCATGTATAattctaaattttatatttaatttttaaattatttgtaattttattattttttttaaattttatttatatttttattatattttttcattGTATCATacactattattttttttattattattttctatatGCATGATTGTCATTGTCTTACCATAATTGTTATATTGTTTTAttctccttttttattttctttttctcctctcACCTTCTCTTTAATTATCATCAAGTACCATATCACAATTTTATATCTTGTCTATCATTTTGATCTATAATCATTGGTTCTGTTAATTTTTATGAGTTGTTAAAGTGTTAttaaaagaatttatttttatgtcttttaaatatctagatgtataaaaataataatttttttcttgatgtgcatgttaagtaattttattgatcaattaaaaaaaattaagacaaAGTATTAAAAGTTTTtgttcaaattatcaaaatttaatgtTAGTAGCCTTAAAAAATAgtatcaaaatatattatttttaactgatataataaaaatagtatattattgtaagtttttaactaataattataaatttaaattacaatTTAATATAGTACCTTAGAACAGAAGATTGTCATTGCTTTCTATATTTGATTGCTATTATATAAGTTTCACTTTTGTTTTTTTTGCACATtagttaaactatattttattattttatgttgtATATTTTGGAATAATGCGATCGTACTATAAGGATGATATTAGTTTTCATAACTAATGTGAATCTTCTTACTATTTTGTTTGTATTTAAATATtatccataaaaaataattacttaaagTAAAACACTATATAGAAAGAGATAGAAAACTTTTATATTTATGGTTCTGATTTATTTCTTAATTCTCACTTGATATTATCGTTCTGgtttttttattctttacttgTTATTATTTTAAATGTTTACTATTTTATTGTTccattatatatttttgtttatatgTTAACATTGTGTCTGTTATGAACtatttttttagataaaataGTCAATACAATATAGTTTGAGTCTGAAatacataaaaattttttttagcaaAGCTATCTTTatatatcataatttttttttgtataaagttCACAGTTGTATCTATTTTTTATAGCATTTTTTAGTTAATTATCTTATATAGGTTATGACAATTTTTGCTTTCGCCTAAAATTTTTAGTTTGtatattttgtttcatatttttaaaTGTTTAGATATTACTGATCGAAGTAATACAGTGCATGATGATAATATTAGTATTTTATTTGTTCTATtacttctaataatttttattttgcatgCTTTCGCCTAgatttatcattttaatttttactatTCATTTTATTATctgaaatatattttatttaattattttattttgtcataTTTGCGTGAATTATACCAAAATGattcaacaaaatataaattattttaaattaactaTATTTTCATCTTCGTTAAAGTttgcatatttttcattttagctagtaaataaatattttaagtgTCATTTtggtttttataaaatttttttatatagattTCAAATAATTTTGTTAGGCACTATCACTTTTTTCATATTGATTCTTGTAatgattttaaataaataatttttttatgattaattatGCTTAAAAGTAGAATATTGACTAGTTATATTATCTTCATATCTGCTACTTTGATCAGATCTTTTTCATAAATTTTTGGTGGTGGTATTTAAGAAGAATATATTAAAAGTTTATTTTgagctaataaaaaaaatagtaatcaAAGTGTACTAAGAGTACATACCATACTAgcagaataatataataataataatttaaacgGTAAGGATTCTTTAACATTTTTGAATTAAAAGGTTTTTTTTATCATAATTTAGCGCATTGAAATAATGTGCAATATTTCGTATTTGAATAGTTATAAGTAATTTATAAGATTGTTGtgtatgaaaataaattaattaaatattttataaaaataattaattttactttATATTCTACTTACAtgatattataatttttaatttattatttttgaaatatttaaattattagcATTACAAAaacaatatttcaaaaaataaatcattgtatttattttgtatgactAACATTTAAATTACATATAcattataggtactaagagattATTAAAATGGTAGCAtgctaataataatttaaatatagtaaattaactaatataactTTTgattataattaacaaaattataGGATTGTTCAATGGATTAATTTTGTACATTATCAATAGTAATTGAAAGTTTACTTCATagaaaacaaaacatacaaaattaAATTGATTGAAAGCAATAGAATACATAGAATATTCATTAATATTGTCATTATTTAAACtctgaataactaaaaaaatagatagtcacatataaaatataaatacatgatAAGTAGTCTGAGTTCATGTAAAAAGATACCATTTAAAAAATGATTCAAATGTAATCATATAAATTTATTAAGTgaaaaaattatcatttataatttacaatattatatatatttattaaaaatatttgaacttTTTTTTATGTATTCAACAAAACGTTAAAAAGAAttgtaataatattattaattggaAGTATAACTTATAGTACCTGACACAGAGTATTGATGAGCGGTGATTATGGGTATGTTTGTGATATTTTCTAATGGTGTTGTCATATTAGTTGAACCACTCGATGTATCAATTTATTTTCCTCGTCTAATACTCTCTGCGTAACTGGCATGCCTTCTGGGCCAAGTGTTGCTGCCTCTGTTCTTCGCTCATGTCTTGTCTTTGTTGCTTGGCATAGTCTTGTCAAGTCGGTTGACCACTTTTCACGTGAATCTTTCATTGGTACGTTGTCAACTGTAATTGATCAAAACAATCATATAAACATAGTtttacacttttatttaatgataGAAAGCAAATTATATTAGGTTTTATGTTATTTTTAGGTGAAGTGAGAAGAATGCATGAGAAGATggataagaaaagaaagaagttttTCTATTATGGAGTAATAGTAATCTGAGGTGAGAAATAATAAAGGAAGAAAGAGATAATGATAGAAGTTACGTGAATCTATGAGATAAGAGAGAACATAAATGTATGTGATAAGAGAGATGAGGTAGTGAGAGTTTTTTAAGGTGAATAACTGATGTATAATGGAGTAGATTATTAGAAAGGACAAAactgaaaaaaaattttagacaCCAAAACAAGTTTtgtcattatatattgttataaataCTTAAACTCAAGAAAATGAGAAATATCAGTTTAAATTTCTAATCGGCCCTCAAAGTATCAACACTCGTCGTTACAATGATGATTTAGAACCAATTTAGCAAAGCCCTCTCATTTTTCATTATTGGAAAGATAGATTTCTCCAAATCTTGGTTGGCGCTTCTCCCTCAACTTGTCAATCACCTTCGATTTGACGGCAGCAAAGTAGACATTGTCATGGTTAGGGATGGCAAATTGGCAataggtagggtagggtttgaacCTAATGTTAACTCTACCCACGAGTTAAATTTGttattaaaactcaattctaCCTTATTCGCGGGTATTAAACCCTATTTGTAGGTTTTTCACAAAtatacaatattattatataacctAATGagtatataaattaaaaattcaatacaaataacataatCATCCCACAAACAACACAATTGTCCCATAAACAACATAACCATTAAATGTTCAATTCTACATAAAATCTTTGCTTAAATTAATaacacaaacaaataaaatattgtGATATGATATAATGTTGTATTTATATATCACTAAAATAGaattgatttttatataaacaaaaGTGTTAAATTATCAATTGATGATCTTGGCTCAATGGTAAAGATCTTTTGTACTAAGAGGTCCTTGTTTCAACACCCATCGCTGTGTTTGTTTAAAGAGATAGGACATTGAGACAGggacacagagacacaaaatcgtgtttgacagaggagacatggacagagacaatatgtccagagacactgaattagtgtattttgtgtctatcctgacaggaaggacacggagacactaacaagggacacaacttatttttcattttttctttcattattcttgttaattttttataattatattttttattattatatttttcatctcaaattttttgaatgaaaaaagaataagaataaattgaatttttataatttattctagtttatcaccaaacagaatataagaacacaaaattttgtgtctctgtctcttatgtcttgttctcagtgtcttgtcctgtcTTGTTCTTAGAAACAAACGTAGCCTAAGGTAgcatttggtggagagacagagatggaaagactgagattgagagacagagactaagagacagagattgaaataaatctcagtattttgtttggtgcaaagtgagagacagaaattgaaacaagaatgaaattctaatttaatttgcacaaagggtaaaattggaattaattaattgaaatgaaggtattttaggtataaaatgttattaaagtttcagtctccatctctaaaaattttagtttcctgtgtccctactttttggaggtactgaaatactaaaattttggagacagagacagaaattttagtaccagtctctgtaccaacaaacataatactgagtctcagtctcccagtctctgtctcaataccttaaaacaaacgctacctaaatatttttataacatatacatatatagagtgcgggttggtcgggtagggttgaactcaacccgcaccctacctaACCCGCGTTCAAACCCGTTCTGCACTCAACCCTACCCGCAGCGGATCGGGTTGAGTAGGGTTAGGTACCCGCAGGTAGGGAGCATACTGCCACCCCTGGTCATGGTGGGTTTGGGCCGAGGATAGAAAAATTGGTAGATGGTGCAATGAGTTTTTAAGTTGTGGTTGAAAAAAGAGAGTGATGATTATGGAAGTAGCCAACACAGGTGAGTGGGttagcactacaagaaaaaaaggCCTGTCGCCtcacttttttcttgccacgctttaaaaacatGGTCAAAAGAGGTCAATGGTCACGG is a window encoding:
- the LOC107638929 gene encoding stilbene synthase 3-like produces the protein MVSVSEIRNIQRAEGPATVLAIGTANSLNCVDQSTYADYYFRVTNSEHMTDLKKKFQRICERTQIKNRHMYLTEEILKENPNMCAYKAPSLDAREDMMIREVPRVGKEAATKAIKEWGQPMSKITHLIFCTTSGVALPGVDYELIVLLGLDPCVKRYMMYHQGCFAGGTVLRLAKDLAENNKDARVLIVCSENTAVTFRGPSETDMDSLVGQALFADGAAAIIIGSDPVPEVEKPIFEIVSTDQKLVPGSHGAIGGLLREVGLTFYLNKSVPDIISQNINDALSKAFDPLGISDYNSIFWIAHPGGRAILDQVEQKVNLKPEKMKATRDVLSNYGNMSSACVFFIMDLMRKKSLEEGLKTTGEGLDWGVLFGFGPGLTIETVVLRSVTI